GGTGTTGATGCCATACACCACCTTGCCGGAGGCGACAATCTCCTCCACCGTGCGCTGGGCGGCGATCACCTGCTGGCGCGCGCCCTCCGCCAGGCTCAGCGTGACCCCGCCGTGATAGATAGCGTTGAGCGTCGCCAGATCCACCTCACCTGGCTGCAAGCAGCATGTTTGCGCTGAGAAAGACATAATGACTCCTGTAGAGACGACCTGACCGGGTAGGGGTCGCGAGCGCCGAGAAGGTCTCAGGTTCAGGGCGCCGCACCCGCCGGGGTTCGTATGTGTATAATCTTGTATATACAACTAGCAAGCCACGTGCCAGGTAGGGTGATCCGGTGTGAGACCGGGTACGGCCAGCATGTTGGGGTGCATGGACGGGCAAAAGGAGAGCGTGGTTGCACCCTATTCAGGCATCATGATCAAGGGTAGTGCACGCGGTTGAATAGGGGTGTATATACATCTGATTTTTTAGCGGCTACACTTCATTTTTCGACTTCACTCACGTAATGGAAACCCCAATGACTGAGCAGACTGCGATTTCCCAACTCGCCGCCGCCATGGGCGAGCAGCCTGCGCCGATCTACGTCCGCGTAAAGCAGGCCATTATCAGCCAGATTAAGCAGGGCACCTGGAAGCCCAACCAGCGCATCCCCTCCGAGAGCGAGCTGGTGGCCAACCTTGGCGTCAGCCGCATGACCATCAACCGCGCGCTGCGGGAGCTGACCAAAGAGGGCTTTTTGATGCGTATGCAGGGCGTCGGCACCTTTGTGGCAGAGAGCAAGGGGTTCACCGCCATGCTGGAAGTGCACAACATCGCGGAGGAGATCCGCGCGCGCGGCCATGTGCACAGCAGCCAGATTATCCGCCTGGAGGCGGTCAAGGCTGACCCGGAACAGGCCGCCGTGCTGGGGCTGACCACCGGCCAGCAGATTTTCCACTCCCTGATTGTGCATTTCGAGAATGGGCTGGCGGTGCAGCTTGAGGATCGGCTGGTCAATCCGCAGGTCGCGCCGGACTATCTCCAGCAGGACTATGCCCAGGAGACGCCCTACACCTACCTGATGAACGTCGCGCCGCTGTCGGCGGGCGAGCACGTGGTGGAGGCGGTGATGCCGGATGCGGCGCAACGCACGTTGCTGATGATGGATGAGCGCGAGCCGTGCCTCCTGATCCGCCGCCAGACCTGGAGCGACACCACCGTGGTGACCTACGCCCGCCTGCTCTACCCCGGCACCCGCTACAAATTACTGGGCAAGTTCCGCGGTCACGGCTGACCGCACTCCACCACCGACGCAAACAGCAGGCGCGCATCCGGGGAGAGCGGCGTGACGTCGCTCTCCTCGCCGCTCCACCACATGCCCTCATCCTGCCCCAGCGTCTCGCCCGCCACACGCCACTGGCCGGCCATCACCAGACAGACACCCGCCCG
The Nissabacter sp. SGAir0207 DNA segment above includes these coding regions:
- the hutC gene encoding histidine utilization repressor, translated to MTEQTAISQLAAAMGEQPAPIYVRVKQAIISQIKQGTWKPNQRIPSESELVANLGVSRMTINRALRELTKEGFLMRMQGVGTFVAESKGFTAMLEVHNIAEEIRARGHVHSSQIIRLEAVKADPEQAAVLGLTTGQQIFHSLIVHFENGLAVQLEDRLVNPQVAPDYLQQDYAQETPYTYLMNVAPLSAGEHVVEAVMPDAAQRTLLMMDEREPCLLIRRQTWSDTTVVTYARLLYPGTRYKLLGKFRGHG